gcattccgtcgtaattaagcgaacatcgcgatcgtacggccaaccgaaccgacatccgacatatttttgggcatgtttcatgtccacaatgtttaggcatcattttagggccttaaaggtgactttacaggtcttaaaggggctggaaatagcttaaaaacgcaacaggggctgaatacgtaaattctgcaagtggtgcagatcagacggggctaggcgacccgcgtaagacctgcacccactttcacgcgggccgcgtgaacatgtctgacagcagattctgcatttaatgcagaatctggcctttcgttcgatcaaagggcgatgccttttaacccaaatgaagggccaagggtcaaatacactgaatctaacccctggacacgtgtacgcacgagatcaaagcacgttattcgataaaacgatcctaacggttccacctttcctataaataccccccccccttttgtgtaaaaacccacaaatcagatctaaatgctctaagttgatgcttatgcttcatacctgagctattggatcttgattagcactcggggaccctccgtaagtcttctttcgctcttttattcgcttttcgagtccgaaagtcaacgttttgttgactttctgcattgaccagcttatggtcgatgcgaagttcatggaacttcataacgtgagcgtgatcacgatggtcatggtccgtagtgaccatacctactgatcaccacgctatctaggctcggtgacgagtcgtagtttcggccaaaatgtgcattcttgcatattttgtaaccaaactactcgtgggcatcaaagccgtttgttttgatgtcaaacctgtttctaaacttagttaagcatgttctaacatgcttagctcgtcacttttagtttagtgcttatatagggtcgtaaggtaagcgatctaaaccatcgcttatgctttcgaacccgacccttttggtcggtcattaggatccgaccaaacatattaggtgaccatagctataaccttccgaggttataccttgtggtcacgatgttaggcgttccgagcgcgttctacgcgaacgacgcgttagggtagcataagctacctaaacgggtcgtgatggaccgtaagcacttagattaggtttcattttagtatgtgggctttgttaagccatattacacgagtcgccatactcgtttggtttacgaacccgcgtactgtccgatccttccgatttggtccggtatattaacatagctaccaattaggtgccgttgatattccgtgacctctcgcattacctggttatttcacaagaacaacaaagcaacctcaggtgagtacatagaacccctcttttactgttttccaaactgttttggggtgaaacacatgtgcctatctgttacattcatactttccatgttttcacatcatatatctgctatgctcattagtacattatagtacatgatttcattacattttatgctatgtatgcccattgtgtgcgtacttagtacattgatttacataacatttttgctgcatatgtttactcagcatatgggcacatcgatttacatgaacatttctgttgcatatgtttactcagcatatggacacattgatttacataaacatttctgctgcatatgtttactcagcatatgggcacatgccttcattttgttatgacatttggtttgtttaacatgggacaatacattcattaacactagctacgccgttcgttagtaggtagtggtaccataggaattgacaactcccattcctgaagtcctgggtttgataggactggaaggaatgaccgaattcgatatacataacttagataaacctttaatttgtttaagggtttatcgccgcagtctcaaggcttggatgtatgcatagtttacaataccgcataaatgttattatcaattgagcatgcatttcccgcagaacataacgctgatttaaaccacgttttacttcaacgacttgttttgtgcatatggtttaagttgatacttttcgcttaccatacattttgggatttcacattacatgatttacattgaacataaacacgtcgacattgacatatacatttggtggtttacacttgagcataaacacttgacatggattacaataacacttgacatttggtttacacatgaacaatttacatggtggattggtttgggtgaatgattcaagtaacggggcgtatgtaatatgatacaaacatggtggatacgccgctggtacttcctatatataaatgtttgtataatattacatatcgtggcgttatctaagtcatttcagtttagacacattacactttacataagtaacatattcttcacaagacatattttcacaaacaacttatcttattcaactcactttacttggttattcgtttaaccttgcatttatctatacatatcgtttgatgttatcgtttttcaaatgatttacaaagcaaaacaaattacaaggttcatgactgactgttattaaacattctttaaaactcaagtcatgaaccccattttcacaaaacctatgtatctcacaggcatttttatgctgacgtacctactttcacatgtgttttcaggagctattccataggacgatgatcatgattctagggcggacctgtgccttagagcctaaaaatgaagtttgaactagcttaattatgttttgatttccgtactctctttccaagacaatgtaacacctttgtttataaataaaatacaacttgtatgccatggttaggaaacaatttaattctgtccacgacactccccggcgtttccgccgcggttgcatgttacacgcggccggggtgtgacattccaagtctagacattgaacataggacaaactctgctttgttttattttgagtcttttaaaattatattattGTGGTTATCTAAATATTGTATGCAGGTCATCATGCCACCCAGATTCCTTCGAGGTAGAGGCAAAGGACCCGTGACAGGTcatgatcacgaagccgggccttcgcaccggcgaacCCCATCCATTACTATGAGCACCAGCCCGCAAGAGCCCTGGAGACTCTATGTCGAACCAGGAAGGCGATCAGTATCCCTTAGCTCCTCTCCTTCGTACCAACATTCATTTGGGCCCAATTCTGAAAACGAACCCAATAACCAGCCTCCAGCTTTCATACCTCTCCAAAGATCCAATTCTCACCATTCTTTTGGCAGCCCAACACCCGTCTTCCAAAGCCGGTTTAACCCGGCTAACCTTTTGCCTGAGCccatgggttttaacccactcggaccgggAGACCACTTTCCAGAGGAGAACGacatggatgaggatactgaCCCCGTGGAGCCAGCATCTGGAACGCCGAACCATCCCATCGAAATATCAGATGGGTCATCATTTCATGGATCGCCATATCGTGGTCCAGACAGCTACGAGGAAAGGTTCCGAAACATTGACTGGTACTTCACACCGTCTGAACACTCGCATCAtgagcagcaacaggatccttcagTGGGTTATCAatttgtggcagtcacgccaccgccgccaccgccaGTAGAGccgcagcagccgcctccggagccaccaagGCGAAGAAGGTCTaatgcacggatgtccgtgcgaggtggAGTTCGGATTGCTACTCCCCAGCCATctagtggcagccattatcccccacttcaggaggaagaagACCCCTATGATGGTGGTCCGTCAAGCCCCATACCAGAGGTCAACTCAGTACCTGTGGTACCACCTCTGGGTTTCGATAACCCGATTCCTGCATATGCTGGGTCAGCGGCAtacaacccatttgagcagccggcacacacccactacaactacaactacggTTATGCAGAGGTAGATCCATACCTAGTAGCTCGGGATTACAATGCTCTTCATCCTGAAGGACCATATGGAGGGCCATGGACTACTGGttacccgacttatgggtaccagcatcaGCCACCTCCTCCGCCGGTGTATCAGCCGCCTCAGCCACCGATTCAACAGGAAGTCCTTGAGAGGCTGAGCCATGTTGAACAAGAAGTTCGTGAAGACCGCAAAGAGCGGCAAGGATTCTTCAAGGGGCTGTCAGATTTGCTTAAGGGGAAGTCGAAGAGGAGGGGTCATTGAAAACCCTTGTTACTTATTTGTATTgtaattcagtccctgcgtggacttgttattccagtattcagctcctgcgtgagcttgtgGTTTGTATTCCGCTCCTGCGTGAGCAAGTTTGGTTAGTTAACCCCTGTGTGGGTTTGTTCTTGTTtcccgcccctgcgtgggcattttcatttattttagtagaagtcccgtttgggcAATTGTAGTACTGTCTTAAAACTATGTGTgagatgttttaattaagtttcTTTATTATTGCATGcataaattatgaaaataaatgaaatatttaaaAGGATCTGCCATTATAATTAATTGGTAAAATCTAAAGTGAACCAAGACCTAGCTTTGTAAAACAaagccaagatggtagttccataattaggttaagatctataacatctcaatttaggactactctgcgttaattattaaaagaatcttagaggtaaaacctagccctTGTGTTATTaaaacctggccaagatggtataacccacataatagattccaattattaacATCTAGTATGTTAAAgctcttggcaaactgtgaatcagtaaagtcacacaggccatgtATATTTGGGTTAATTTTAAAATTCCCTTAAATTAATTAACCACTTCTTTGAAAGTGAAGTGCCTgcgggcaataattaaatgtcctccgtgactaaggacagtggtagctcATGACTCCCTGTTAATTAATGGTATAGAACTATGATTCGACCTAAAACACCTAGATATTGTAAAATCTTGGTTATTAAAATATCTTTATTGTCCTTATGACTAGGCCTATGTGCTAATGATTAAAGTATTGTAGGATAATAACATCCTAATGTTTCaataaattaacctaaaatggcaatttaaaaccttggttaatggaacataaaatactataaaagAGCCTTTAAGTAAACCTTGTCTACTAATTATATGTAGTGTTGAAGCTACATGACTAGATCAGAGGAAGCCAATAGCCATCCGGTTGAGAACCGTGATGATGTAAAGTTCCTAGTAACCAGTGCCGAATTAAAAGCAATTGTACATGAAGCAGTTGACAAAGCCTTAGCGCGACAGTATAGTGAATTCAGTGAAACCCACAGTAGAACCCTGTCTGCACCTCATGCTAAGCCAAAGAACCATTCTGAGGTTCGCAACAAGCCGCCACCTGCTTCTCCCAAACCTAAGAAAGATGAGGATCGTCATTcctccaatgaaaacagtgttcaccctAAAAAGCTTGCGGTTGATGAAACCCCACGTGCTAAAGgctgcacgtataagtattttgtgTCATGTAAACCTCAAgagtttacaggggagaaaggggcagttgattgtatgacatggctcgatgagattGAGACGGTGGTAGACATTAGTGGATGTGCTGAGAGGGACATGGTGAAGTTTGCATCACAATCCTTCAAAGGTGAGGCGTTGGCTTGGTGGGGAGCATTGATCCAGGCATCTGGGAAAGCTACCTTGTATAGtatgtcatgggagcaatttgttgctcttatcaagaaaaactactgccctcaacatgaggttgagcgTATTGAATCTGAATTCCTAtccttggttatgaagaaccttgaTTGTCAAGCATACCTCACCAGTTTTAACACCTTATCCAGATTAGTACCTTACCTGGTAACCCCTGAACCAAAAAGGATCgcgcgttttattgggggtttggcccctgaaatcaaggccagtgtgaaggcctcgcgACCAGTCACGTTTCGATCTGTCACCGacttatctctgtctctcactcaGGATGCGGCGAGACAGAGAGCCCTAAGAAGTTCGGAAGCTGACAAAAGGAAACGAGAAGATGATAGCTCTCTTAGATCTAGCAAGAGGCATAGGGGAAACCGTGATGGTAAGAAGGGCTCTGAGGCCAGGAAGAACGAGAACCgatcgggcgataggcccaagtgtaagacttgtcagaagcaccattttgggaggtgcaggtttgAACAAGGATCCCAGCCCAAGAagtgtgggatttgcaagtcctctgaacACCGGACTCTTGAATGCAaaaagataaaagatgcaacttgttttagttgcaatgaaaaggggcacatcaagactaactgcccgaagaacGCTAAGAAGGCTGATGAAGGGAAGAAGACCAACgctagggtctttcagatgaatgttcaggATGCCATCCAAAATgataacgtcataactggtacgtttctta
The sequence above is drawn from the Helianthus annuus cultivar XRQ/B chromosome 12, HanXRQr2.0-SUNRISE, whole genome shotgun sequence genome and encodes:
- the LOC110876075 gene encoding extensin-like — encoded protein: MPPRFLRGRGKGPVTGHDHEAGPSHRRTPSITMSTSPQEPWRLYVEPGRRSVSLSSSPSYQHSFGPNSENEPNNQPPAFIPLQRSNSHHSFGSPTPVFQSRFNPANLLPEPMGFNPLGPGDHFPEENDMDEDTDPVEPASGTPNHPIEISDGSSFHGSPYRGPDSYEERFRNIDWYFTPSEHSHHEQQQDPSVGYQFVAVTPPPPPPVEPQQPPPEPPRRRRSNARMSVRGGVRIATPQPSSGSHYPPLQEEEDPYDGGPSSPIPEVNSVPVVPPLGFDNPIPAYAGSAAYNPFEQPAHTHYNYNYGYAEVDPYLVARDYNALHPEGPYGGPWTTGYPTYGYQHQPPPPPVYQPPQPPIQQEVLERLSHVEQEVREDRKERQGFFKGLSDLLKGKSKRRGH